A part of Bufo bufo chromosome 7, aBufBuf1.1, whole genome shotgun sequence genomic DNA contains:
- the ACVR2A gene encoding activin receptor type-2A isoform X2: MGAATKLAFAVFLISCSSGAILGRSETQECIFYNASWEKDKTNHSGIERCLGDNDKRRHCFATWKNNSGSIEILKQGCWLDDVNCYDRVDCIERKENPDVFFCCCEGNICNERFFHSPEIEVTHPTLNPVTPKPPLFNTLLYTLVPIMGFAVIILISFWMYRHHKLAYPPVLVPTQDPGPPPPSPLLGLRPLQLLEVKARGRFGCVWKAQLLSELVAVKIFPIQDKLSWQNEYEVYSLPGMKHENILQFIGTEKRGTNLDTDLWLITAFHEKGSLTDFLKANVVTWNELYHIAETMARGLAYLHEDIPGVKDGHKPAIAHRDIKSKNILLKNNLTACIADFGLALKFEAGKSAGDTHGQVGTRRYMAPEVLEGAINFQRDAFLRIDMYAFGLVLWELASRCTASDGPVDEYMLPFEEEIGQHPSLEDMQEVVVHKKKRPILRECWQKHAGLAMLCETIEECWDHDAEARLSAGCVEERIIQMHRLTNIITTEDIVTVVTMVTNVDFPPKESSL, from the exons GAGCCATATTGGGGAGATCGGAGACCCAGGAGTGTATCTTCTATAACGCCAGCTGGGAGAAGGATAAGACGAATCATAGCGGCATCGAGCGCTGTCTGGGAGACAACGACAAGAGGAGGCATTGCTTCGCCACGTGGAAGAATAACTCCGGCTCTATAGAAATCCTGAAGCAAGGCTGCTGGTTGGACGATGTCAATTGTTATGACAG GGTCGACTGCATAGAGAGAAAGGAGAACCCGGATGTGTTTTTCTGTTGTTGTGAAGGCAACATTTGTAATGAACGATTCTTCCACTCCCCGGAGATTGAGGTCACTCACC CCACCTTGAATCCAGTTACTCCGAAGCCGCCCCTGTTCAATACTTTGCTTTACACTCTGGTGCCTATCATGGGATTTGCTGTCATCATTCTCATCTCTTTCTGGATGTATCGTCATCACAAACTGGCCTACCCTCCGGTGCTGGTTCCTACGCAG GATCCGGGCCCTCCCCCGCCCTCTCCTCTGCTGGGGCTGAGGCCTCTGCAGTTGCTGGAGGTGAAGGCTCGAGGGAGGTTTGGTTGCGTGTGGAAAGCGCAGTTATTAAGCGAACTGGTGGCTGTCAAGATATTCCCCATACAG GACAAGCTGTCGTGGCAGAACGAGTACGAGGTTTACAGCCTGCCCGGCATGAAGCATGAAAATATCCTGCAGTTCATTGGCACCGAGAAGCGTGGTACCAACCTGGACACGGATCTGTGGCTAATAACCGCGTTCCACGAGAAG GGTTCGCTCACCGACTTTCTGAAGGCAAATGTGGTCACTTGGAATGAACTGTACCACATCGCCGAAACGATGGCCAGGGGTCTCGCTTACCTTCACGAAGACATCCCAGGTGTCAAAGACGGCCATAAACCCGCCATAGCCCACAG GGATATCAAGAGCAAAAACATACTCCTGAAAAACAACCTGACGGCGTGTATAGCGGACTTTGGCCTTGCATTAAAGTTCGAAGCGGGTAAATCAGCTGGCGATACTCATGGCCAG GTGGGCACTAGGAGGTATATGGCTCCAGAGGTGCTAGAGGGCGCTATAAATTTCCAGAGAGACGCCTTCTTGAGGATAGATATGTATGCATTTGGCCTAGTTCTTTGGGAGCTGGCGTCGCGCTGCACAGCGTCTGATG GTCCTGTGGACGAGTATATGTTACCGTTTGAAGAGGAGATTGGGCAGCACCCGTCTTTGGAGGATATGCAGGAGGTGGTTGTACATAAGAAGAAAAGACCCATTTTAAGGGAATGTTGGCAGAAGCATGCA GGGCTGGCGATGCTCTGCGAAACGATAGAGGAGTGCTGGGATCACGACGCAGAAGCGCGGTTATCGGCGGGCTGTGTAGAGGAGCGGATTATCCAGATGCATAGACTTACAAATATTATCACGACAGAGGACATTGTCACAGTGGTCACCATGGTGACCAACGTGGACTTCCCCCCCAAGGAATCCAGTCTATGA
- the ACVR2A gene encoding activin receptor type-2A isoform X1 produces MGAATKLAFAVFLISCSSGAILGRSETQECIFYNASWEKDKTNHSGIERCLGDNDKRRHCFATWKNNSGSIEILKQGCWLDDVNCYDRVDCIERKENPDVFFCCCEGNICNERFFHSPEIEVTHPTLNPVTPKPPLFNTLLYTLVPIMGFAVIILISFWMYRHHKLAYPPVLVPTQHAFHIMIEDPGPPPPSPLLGLRPLQLLEVKARGRFGCVWKAQLLSELVAVKIFPIQDKLSWQNEYEVYSLPGMKHENILQFIGTEKRGTNLDTDLWLITAFHEKGSLTDFLKANVVTWNELYHIAETMARGLAYLHEDIPGVKDGHKPAIAHRDIKSKNILLKNNLTACIADFGLALKFEAGKSAGDTHGQVGTRRYMAPEVLEGAINFQRDAFLRIDMYAFGLVLWELASRCTASDGPVDEYMLPFEEEIGQHPSLEDMQEVVVHKKKRPILRECWQKHAGLAMLCETIEECWDHDAEARLSAGCVEERIIQMHRLTNIITTEDIVTVVTMVTNVDFPPKESSL; encoded by the exons GAGCCATATTGGGGAGATCGGAGACCCAGGAGTGTATCTTCTATAACGCCAGCTGGGAGAAGGATAAGACGAATCATAGCGGCATCGAGCGCTGTCTGGGAGACAACGACAAGAGGAGGCATTGCTTCGCCACGTGGAAGAATAACTCCGGCTCTATAGAAATCCTGAAGCAAGGCTGCTGGTTGGACGATGTCAATTGTTATGACAG GGTCGACTGCATAGAGAGAAAGGAGAACCCGGATGTGTTTTTCTGTTGTTGTGAAGGCAACATTTGTAATGAACGATTCTTCCACTCCCCGGAGATTGAGGTCACTCACC CCACCTTGAATCCAGTTACTCCGAAGCCGCCCCTGTTCAATACTTTGCTTTACACTCTGGTGCCTATCATGGGATTTGCTGTCATCATTCTCATCTCTTTCTGGATGTATCGTCATCACAAACTGGCCTACCCTCCGGTGCTGGTTCCTACGCAG CACGCCTTTCACATTATGATAGAG GATCCGGGCCCTCCCCCGCCCTCTCCTCTGCTGGGGCTGAGGCCTCTGCAGTTGCTGGAGGTGAAGGCTCGAGGGAGGTTTGGTTGCGTGTGGAAAGCGCAGTTATTAAGCGAACTGGTGGCTGTCAAGATATTCCCCATACAG GACAAGCTGTCGTGGCAGAACGAGTACGAGGTTTACAGCCTGCCCGGCATGAAGCATGAAAATATCCTGCAGTTCATTGGCACCGAGAAGCGTGGTACCAACCTGGACACGGATCTGTGGCTAATAACCGCGTTCCACGAGAAG GGTTCGCTCACCGACTTTCTGAAGGCAAATGTGGTCACTTGGAATGAACTGTACCACATCGCCGAAACGATGGCCAGGGGTCTCGCTTACCTTCACGAAGACATCCCAGGTGTCAAAGACGGCCATAAACCCGCCATAGCCCACAG GGATATCAAGAGCAAAAACATACTCCTGAAAAACAACCTGACGGCGTGTATAGCGGACTTTGGCCTTGCATTAAAGTTCGAAGCGGGTAAATCAGCTGGCGATACTCATGGCCAG GTGGGCACTAGGAGGTATATGGCTCCAGAGGTGCTAGAGGGCGCTATAAATTTCCAGAGAGACGCCTTCTTGAGGATAGATATGTATGCATTTGGCCTAGTTCTTTGGGAGCTGGCGTCGCGCTGCACAGCGTCTGATG GTCCTGTGGACGAGTATATGTTACCGTTTGAAGAGGAGATTGGGCAGCACCCGTCTTTGGAGGATATGCAGGAGGTGGTTGTACATAAGAAGAAAAGACCCATTTTAAGGGAATGTTGGCAGAAGCATGCA GGGCTGGCGATGCTCTGCGAAACGATAGAGGAGTGCTGGGATCACGACGCAGAAGCGCGGTTATCGGCGGGCTGTGTAGAGGAGCGGATTATCCAGATGCATAGACTTACAAATATTATCACGACAGAGGACATTGTCACAGTGGTCACCATGGTGACCAACGTGGACTTCCCCCCCAAGGAATCCAGTCTATGA